In Sphingobacterium zeae, one genomic interval encodes:
- a CDS encoding DUF4406 domain-containing protein, whose translation METPIVYIAGPVSGQPDLNRQAFYAAQEELNALGFDVRNPHEFCIGIKSSDPSDPKFYKKGFQVLTECTDILLLDGWAYSNGAQVERDAAVLFKLGIFESIDDLKLKYSNEL comes from the coding sequence ATGGAAACACCAATCGTATATATCGCAGGGCCAGTAAGTGGTCAGCCTGATTTAAATAGACAAGCATTTTATGCTGCACAAGAAGAGCTCAACGCTTTAGGTTTTGATGTTCGCAATCCACATGAGTTTTGTATCGGGATTAAATCCTCAGATCCGTCTGATCCAAAGTTCTACAAAAAGGGCTTTCAAGTATTGACAGAGTGTACCGACATCCTGCTTCTGGATGGATGGGCTTACTCCAATGGGGCGCAAGTAGAACGCGATGCAGCAGTCCTTTTTAAGCTCGGCATTTTCGAGTCAATTGATGATCTGAAGTTGAAATATTCAAACGAACTGTAA